A genomic segment from Candidatus Cloacimonadota bacterium encodes:
- a CDS encoding 50S ribosomal protein L18, which yields MLKKKVKKNILLRNRRKVAIRNKITGTADRPRITVYKSLKNIYAQLIDDDKGITICAASSLSPEFKEQVKAEMKPVEKAALIGEIFAKKCLEKKIKKVSFDRNGFKYHGRVKALAEGARKAGLEF from the coding sequence ATGTTGAAGAAAAAAGTAAAGAAAAATATATTATTAAGAAATCGCCGCAAAGTTGCTATCCGCAATAAGATAACTGGTACTGCAGATCGACCTAGAATCACTGTTTATAAAAGTTTAAAGAATATATACGCACAGCTTATAGACGATGACAAAGGTATCACGATTTGCGCAGCTTCGAGCTTGAGCCCCGAATTCAAGGAACAAGTAAAAGCTGAAATGAAGCCGGTTGAAAAAGCAGCACTCATTGGTGAGATCTTTGCAAAGAAATGTCTTGAAAAGAAGATCAAAAAAGTTAGTTTTGATAGAAATGGTTTCAAGTACCATGGTCGTGTAAAAGCCCTTGCAGAAGGTGCTCGAAAAGCCGGTCTGGAATTTTAG
- the rpsH gene encoding 30S ribosomal protein S8 yields the protein MANFDPIAQMLTVIRNGIQAKKNAVVIDSSNLKKNIVRILHEENFISKYVILEPSEEENRKFEQIKIYLRYVNDLESVIKGLEKVSKPGKRVYVDSKNIPVVFNHIGIAILSTNKGVLIDRDARKYNVGGEYICKIW from the coding sequence ATGGCAAATTTTGACCCAATCGCACAAATGCTTACTGTTATTCGCAATGGAATCCAGGCGAAGAAAAATGCTGTTGTTATCGATTCTTCTAATTTAAAAAAGAATATTGTTCGCATTCTTCATGAGGAGAATTTCATATCCAAATATGTCATTCTTGAACCATCAGAAGAAGAGAATCGAAAATTCGAACAGATCAAGATCTATCTTCGTTATGTGAACGATCTGGAATCTGTTATCAAGGGCTTGGAAAAAGTCAGTAAACCAGGTAAACGAGTTTACGTTGATTCAAAAAATATTCCTGTTGTGTTCAATCATATCGGTATTGCAATCCTTTCCACCAATAAAGGCGTTCTCATAGATAGAGATGCCAGGAAATATAATGTTGGTGGTGAGTATATCTGTAAAATTTGGTAA
- the rplF gene encoding 50S ribosomal protein L6, which produces MSRIGKEPIVIPENVKVDIKGQHVKVTGPLGALERDLNAGITIKIKDNTAVIERKDDEKQTKSLHGLNRSLVANMVEGVSNGYLRKLMIVGTGYKAEINGKWLVLSLGFSHDVYFEIPKDVKVEIEKIGRAEASTIPGLQAIIDFRSHNKEMLGAVCAAIRDIKPPESYKGKGVRYADEHIHIKPGKVAGGAGA; this is translated from the coding sequence ATGTCCAGAATAGGAAAAGAACCGATAGTCATTCCTGAAAACGTAAAAGTTGATATCAAAGGTCAGCATGTAAAAGTAACAGGTCCGCTTGGAGCTCTTGAGCGAGATCTGAACGCTGGAATCACTATTAAGATAAAAGATAATACAGCTGTAATTGAAAGAAAAGATGATGAAAAGCAGACGAAGAGCCTTCACGGATTGAACCGATCATTAGTAGCAAACATGGTAGAAGGTGTGTCTAACGGCTATTTAAGAAAACTCATGATCGTTGGAACCGGTTATAAAGCAGAGATCAACGGTAAATGGCTTGTGCTTAGCCTGGGCTTTTCTCATGATGTGTATTTTGAAATCCCGAAAGATGTGAAAGTGGAAATCGAGAAGATCGGTCGTGCAGAAGCAAGCACTATTCCCGGTCTGCAGGCGATCATCGACTTTCGTAGTCATAATAAAGAAATGCTTGGTGCTGTCTGTGCTGCTATTCGTGATATAAAACCCCCTGAATCTTACAAAGGAAAAGGTGTCCGTTATGCTGATGAGCATATCCATATCAAACCCGGTAAGGTTGCTGGTGGGGCAGGCGCATAA
- the rpsE gene encoding 30S ribosomal protein S5, producing MEDRRERNEDELIYEQVVDTNRVAKVIKGGRHFSFNATVVVGDKNGKVGVGMGKANEVIPAINKAKDKAKKSLFGFPIRNGTIPHMIVGKFRGSKVLLKPAAPGTGVIAGGPVRAILEAAGVENVLTKSLGSSTKHNMVKATVIALKALRSHEEVAKLRGKTVAELVS from the coding sequence ATGGAAGATCGAAGAGAACGTAATGAAGATGAATTAATATACGAACAGGTCGTTGATACCAATCGTGTAGCCAAAGTTATCAAAGGTGGAAGACACTTCAGCTTTAATGCAACTGTTGTTGTTGGTGATAAGAACGGTAAGGTCGGTGTTGGTATGGGAAAAGCTAATGAAGTTATCCCCGCGATCAACAAAGCCAAGGATAAAGCAAAAAAATCACTTTTTGGATTCCCAATCCGTAACGGTACGATTCCTCACATGATCGTTGGTAAATTCAGAGGTAGTAAAGTCCTCCTCAAACCGGCAGCACCCGGTACAGGCGTTATTGCAGGTGGACCCGTACGTGCAATTCTTGAAGCAGCCGGTGTGGAAAACGTGCTGACAAAATCTCTTGGTTCAAGCACAAAGCACAACATGGTAAAAGCAACAGTGATCGCACTCAAAGCTCTCAGATCACATGAAGAAGTTGCAAAGCTTCGCGGTAAAACAGTTGCTGAGCTGGTATCATAA
- a CDS encoding type Z 30S ribosomal protein S14: MARKALIVKSKREKKFKVRDYNRCELCGRPRAYLRDFGICRLCFRKLALEGKIPGVKKASW, from the coding sequence ATGGCACGTAAAGCGTTGATTGTTAAATCGAAAAGAGAAAAAAAATTCAAAGTTCGAGATTATAATAGATGTGAGCTGTGTGGAAGACCTCGCGCCTATCTGCGAGACTTCGGAATTTGTAGATTATGCTTCAGAAAGCTAGCTTTGGAAGGTAAGATTCCAGGCGTTAAAAAAGCGAGCTGGTAA
- the rpmD gene encoding 50S ribosomal protein L30 has translation MKLKITLVKSPIGQKPGIRKTVEALGLRKLHHSVVQKDTDPVKGMIRTVAHLVDVEEIKGRGSK, from the coding sequence ATGAAACTTAAAATAACGTTAGTAAAAAGTCCGATCGGGCAAAAACCCGGTATACGAAAAACTGTCGAAGCATTAGGTCTTCGAAAGCTTCATCATTCTGTTGTCCAGAAAGATACTGATCCTGTAAAAGGAATGATCAGAACTGTTGCACATTTAGTGGACGTTGAAGAAATCAAAGGAAGAGGTTCGAAATGA